In the genome of Bacillus thuringiensis, the window GTTAATGGATAAAGAAATCGTAATCGTAACGAAAGAAAGTATTACAATTAAAAACTTACAAGGTGAAACGATTGAACGTGCACCGTTTACAGCGGAATTAGACGCAAGTGATATTGAAAAGGGAACATATCCTCACTTCATGCTTAAAGAAATCGATGAGCAACCACTTGTAATCCGTAATATAATTCAAAAGTATCAAGATGAAAATGGCGAAATTGAATTAAATCAAGACATCCGCAATGCGATTTTAGATAGCGATCGTATTTACATCATTGCATGTGGAACGAGTTATCATGCAGGTCTTGTTGGAAAACAATTTATCGAGAAGTTTGCAAAAATGCCAGTTGAAGTGCATGTAGCAAGTGAATTCTCTTACAACATGCCATTATTAACAGAAAGACCATTCTTCATTTACATTTCACAAAGTGGTGAAACAGCTGATAGCCGTGCAGTACTTGTACAAACAAATGAAATGGGTCATAAAGCATTAACAATTACAAACGTGCCTGGTTCTACGCTTTCTCGTGAAGCGGATTATACACTTCCGTTATACGCTGGACCAGAAATTGCAGTTGCATCAACAAAAGCTTACACAGCACAGCTTGCAGTACTTTCAATTTTAGCAGCTGATATTGCTAAAGCAAAAGGTGAAGTTCTTGATTTCGATTTAACACACGAACTAGGACTTGTAGCAAATGCAATGATAGAACTTTGTGATCAAAAAGAAGAAATGGACGCATTAGCAAAACAATTTTTAGCGACAACGCGTAACTGTTTCTTCATCGGACGTAGCGTAGACTTCTACGTAGGATTAGAAGGTGCGTTAAAACTAAAAGAAATCTCTTACATCCAAGCAGAAGGATTTGCTGGAGGAGAGTTAAAACACGGTACAATCGCTTTAATCGAAAATGGTACACCAGTTATCGCACTTGCTACACAAGAGCACGTAAACCTTGGAATTCGTGGTAACGTGAAAGAAGTAGTAGCACGCGGAGCTAACCCATGTATCATCTCAATGAAAGGCTTAGAAATGGAAGGAGACAGCTTCGTATTACCAGCTGTACACGAAGCACTAGCACCGCTAGTAGCAGTTATTCCATTCCAACTTATCTCATACTACGCAGCACTTCACCGCGAGTGTGATGTTGATAAGCCACGTAACTTAGCTAAGTCTGTTACGGTTGAGTAGGAGATTGGTAGGTTAATAAATATAGTTATAGCTTTAAAATAAATTTACAAATTTGTACCCCTTTAGATATTTTATCTAAAGGGGTATTTTTGTGTCGAAAAAGAACATCTAAAATTGATAAGTGGATAGTGGGAGATGGAAAGAACCCGACTAATGAAAGTCTTATTTTATCTGATTTGGAATAGAACTACTTTTATTTATCTGAATTTTCCGTTATCATTTTAAGTATTCGTGACCGATTTTCTTTATTATGACAAGAAGAGACGATAGATTCATGGACATTACAAGGGGGTATATTGATGAAAGTGAATGAAAAAACATATTTAAGTATAGAAGAGATTATTTCATTATCGGCCTTAACAAGTACAAATATAAGTGATGATGGCAACAACGTAGCGTTTGTTAAGAAGACGACTAACTGGAAAGACAATACATATAGAAACCATGTATGGGTATATGAAAAAGATAAGGGGCAGAGTTATCCATTAACAAATGAGGATATAGATAGTACATGCCCGTCATGGTCTCCAAGTTCTAGGGATATTGCATACCTTAGCCCTGTTGGTAATGGGAAAAATCAAATCTTTATTAAGTCACTAGATGGTTATGGTGGGGTGCAAATTACTGATGAGGAAGAAGGGATCAGTACATTCAAATGGGATCCTACGGGTAAAGGTTTTTATTATGTTGCACAATCAAAAGAATGTGAGGAAATAAAGAAACGTAAGGAACAATATGGAAATTTCCAACATGTAGGCAAGGAACATCAGAATAATTGTTTATATTACATTGAAATAGAAAAAGTGATACAAAATGATAAAGAGGAACAAGGGGTTAGTGGTGTTTATCAATTAACTGATGGTAAGGATTTTTATATCCATGGATTTGATATTTCAGATGATGGGGCAAAGGTTGTATTTATGGCTACACCAAGCCTAAACGATCATATGAATGGTGATCTATACATATTAGATGTTGAAGCTAGGGAACTACAACAGATGAATGTAGATAAGTTGTTGGGCGGGAGCGTTTGTTTTTCTCCAGAGGGCAGCAAAATCTGTTACTCAGCAAGCATAAGAGAGAAGGATTACTATAGAAACCATATACAAGAAAGTATAGTAGAGATATATGATATGAATACTGGAGAGGTAATTCAGCCTCTAACAAATTTTGATAGTACGGTTACGCCATTACAGTGGACAGCTAAAGGCATTTTAATTAGATGGCAGGATAAAACGAATTATCGTATTGGATTACTAGCTGAAGGTGGCACTGTGGAAGCATTAAGCGACAAAGTAGATGGCTTTATAATGGATGCCTCTATAACAAAGGATGGAAATCATATAACCTATAATAAGGCTATAACAAATGAAACCTTTGAAATCTATTTGGATGATAAAAAAATAACGGATGAGAATAGCTTTTTCGAAGGGAAGCTTAAAAGTAAGAGGGAAGTCATCTCATGGAAAAGTAGTGATGGTCTTGAAATAGAGGGTGTTATATCAACCCCCGTAGAGTTTGACACTAATAAAAAATATCCTTTATTAGTAGTAATTCACGGTGGGCCGGCTTGGGCATCCTTTCCGATATTTTCAGACTGTTTCAATGAGAAATATCCGATTGAACAGTTTATCGAAAAAGGCTTTATCGTTTTAGAGCCAAACTACAGAGGAAGTTCTGGTTATGGTAATGAATTCTTAAAAGCAAACTATAGAAAACAGGGAATCGCTGACTACGATGATGTTATATCAGGGGTGGATAAACTAGTTGATCAAGGGATAGTAGATACAGATAGAGTAGGAGTTATGGGATGGAGTAACGGAGGATATATATCAGCTTTCTGTTCTACATTTAGCAGTAGATTTAAAGCTATTTCAGTTGGTGGTGGAATTACTAATTGGCGCACTCATTATGTAAATACAGATATTCCTTACTTTATTAGGATGTATTTAGGGGATAATCCATGGAATGATCCAGAAATATATACGAAAACATCACCAATGACATATATTAAATCGGCCTGTACTCCTACCTTAATCCAACATGGTGAAAAAGATGCAAGAATTCCGACTGCAAATGCATATGAGCTATATCAAGGGTTAAGGGGTATGGAAGTTGATACAGAATTAATTATATTTAAAGGAATGGCATATAGTCCTAATCAGCTGGGAATGAATGTAGCTATTATGCAACAGAATTTGATGTGGTTTTCACACTATATTCTTGGAGAGAGTATGGAGGGTTTTAGGACTTTATAATGGATATTTGTACAGGATATACATAAGGTTGAAACAGTCTTCATATTGAGATGATTTATTATAAAATATATACTTAAACTACTATCAGTACACACATCAGGGAGGACTAATATGACAGGAAATAAAAATGACTTACTAGTAGAAAAACGTGAAGAGTTATTGAAAGTATTGCAAGCTCGTTTTGAGAAAAACATGAACCGCCATGAAGGTCTTGAATGGGCTAAAGTTGAAACGAAGCTGACTACTAATAATGAAAAATTGTGGTCACTTAACGAAATGGAAGTAACTGGCGGTGAGCCGGATGTTGTCGGTTATGATGAAGAAAAGGACAAATATACTTTCTATGATTGTTCAAAGGAGAGTCCTAAAGGCCGCAGAAGTCTTTGTTATGATCTTGAGGCGTTAGAATCAAGAAAAAAACATAAACCAGAAAATAACGTTATTGATGTTGCCAATGCTATGGGCATTGAACTATTAACAGAAGAACAATATCGGGAATTGCAACAACTTGGCGATTTTGACATGAAATCATCAAGTTGGGTACAAACACCTTCAGATATTCGAGAACTCGGTGGTGCTCTATTTTGCGATTATCGCTTCGGTCATGTTTTCGTGTACCACAATGGAGCAGACTCTTACTATGCTGCCAGAGGTTTTCGTGGCTCGTTAAAAGTTTAAATTAGGATAAATAAGAAAAAGAGCCTATAGGCTCTTTTTCTTATTTATATTTTAAAAGTAAACTGTTACTACGCAGTTTTACTTAATTTATATGTTCCGTGGTTGTTTTTACGGAAAAGTTTAGGGAAAACATAGCCATCTAATCCAATACGTCCAGCGTTTTGCCCTGCAACTAAAATGAACATAGTCAAAATAAGTAGGTTTGGGTTTACACTAACAGTTCCGCTTAATAAAAATGAAAGATTCATTATGATTCCGAAAAATGCAGCTGTTTTTGTTAATCCGCCTAAAATTAAACCTAGACCTACTAAAATTTCTCCCCATTGAACTAAAAAGCTAAATAGGTCTGCGTTTGGAAGAACAAAATGTTGAAGAAAATCTGCCCACCAACTTTGTACTGCAGGGTGGTCACCTGATGCTTGAGCAATAGCACCTTTTAGAAAACCACTTGCGTCAAAAGATTGTCCGAAGACTTTGCCTATCCCAGCAGCGAGCCATGTATACCCTATGTAAAGCCGTAATAATAATAATATGAAAGTAGCACGTTTATCAGTTCTTAAAAAATTGATAACCATTGAAATCCCTCCAATATTATATTTACAAGTTTATTATATATCCATTGTGAAAAGATTCACAATGGAGGAAATGTGAACGAATATATGTTGTGAGTAATTGTTTTATTTTTTGTAACATTTCATCTTTTTTGATAGACTAATAATAGAGATATATCAAAAGGAGGCAAAGACTAGATATGTGGATGAACTTGTAATGATTAGAAACTACTAGATAGATAAATTTTGCTCTCATAAGTGAGGGTTTATTTAGCTATTTGTAAATCATGCAAGGACTGCATAGTTGGCTTGTACATCCCTTTTGTAAGGACAGAGGTCTAGGTGGGGAAATTTATATCTCTTATATAAAATATGCGTCCTTTAAACTTGGAGGAGTATATGATGAACCAATTAAAAAATAAAGTAGCAGTTGTTACAGGCGTAAGTCGTCTAGACGGTATAGGCGCAGCAATTTGCAAAGAATTAGCTGAATCAGGATACGATATATTTTTTACGTACTGGACGGATTATGATAAAGAGATGCCATGGGGCGTTGATAAAAATGAACAAATACAATTAGAAGAAGAGCTATTACAAAATGGTGTTAGAGTATCGAGCATGGAGTTAGATTTAACTCGGAATGATGCACCGAAAGAGCTTATAAATAAAGTTACTGAACAATTAGGGTACCCTCATATATTAATTAATAATGCAGCATATTCTACGAATAATGATTTCTCTACGTTGACTGCTGAAGAATTAGATAAGCATTATATGGTGAATATTCGTGCGACTACATTGCTCAGTAGTCAATTTGCCCGAGGATTTGATAAGAAATCTGGTGGTAGAATTGTTAATATTACTTCGGGGCAATTTCAAGGTCCTATGGCAGGAGAACTAGCTTATGCGACAACGAAGGGAGCTATTGATGCTCTTACTAGTACGTTGTCAGCAGAGGTAGCTCATTTAGGAATAACAGTGAATGCAATTAATCCAGGACCAACCGATACAGGATGGATGAATGAAGAGATAAAACAAGGGTTAAAGCCGATGTTTCCTTTTGGCAGAATTGGTGAGCCAAAGGATGCAGCTAGACTCATTAAATTTTTAGTAAGTGAAGAAGCTGAGTGGATTACGGGGCAAGTTATTCATTCAGAAGGTGGATTTAAAAGGTAAAGTGAAACTTTAATCAGTGGGGGGTTCATCCCCCACTGATTATTAGTTGAACCAATCGGGCTTTTACGGGCAGTGATTCCCCCGCCTAACTTTTTTGCTTCCGCTGAATTTTGAGGCGGGATCTTACTGCCCGTTAATGCGGGATAAAAAGAAGGTATCTCCCCCTGGGGAGATACCTTCTTTTTTAATCTTTCTTCAGTCTTCGTGCAACACCATTACCTAAAGACTGTAATCCTTGAACGAGGATAATTAGAATAAAGACGGTTGCATACATTACTTCTGGTTCGTAGCGTAAATGTCCGAAGCGATATGCTAAGTCCCCTAGCCCGCCAGCACCTACAAGACCAGCCATTGCTGTTGCGCCGATTAAGCCAATCGTTGCAATTGTTAATCCAAGTACAAGGGAGGGACGAGCTTCTTTCACCATAACATGCCAAATGATTTTTATAGTAGAAACGCCCATCGCTTGGTAGGCTTCAATGACACCGCGATCTACTTCTAGTAAAGCCGTCTCCATTAAACGTGCGATATAGGGAGCTGTGAAGACGACAAGTGGTACGATCACCCCTTGCACGCCAATGGATGTTCCCATTAGAAACTTTGTAAAAGGTAAGATGAAGAATAATAGAATGATAAATGGAAGAGAGCGAATGATATTAATAACCGTATTAAGAATAGGATAGATGATTTTATTTTCACGCTGCCCACCAGGTCTCGTTAAAACAAGTGTGACGCCAAGTGGTAATGCAATAAGGATAGAGATAAGTAATGAAATAGATGTCATTTGAAAGGTTTGAATTGTGGCTTCCCATATGACTTTACCCCATTCATCCAAAAAGGACTTGTTTCCCATAATCTGTTCTACCTCCTTCTACAATGATTCCTTGCTCTTGTAAAAATGATAAAGCACGGTGGATTTCATTTTGTTCTCCTTGCATATGAACGACTAGTTTCCCATATGCTTCATGTTTTAACTGCGTAATATTACCGGATAAAATATTCGGATACACTTGGAAACGTTTTGTGGCAACAGCTAAGGCAGGTTCACCTGAAGTAGTGCCAATAAATGAAAGTGTTACAATTTCTCCAGTATTCTGTAGTTCTTTCTGTACCTCTTCTGGAATTTTAGCTGCAAAGGCGCTATTTACAAATTTCTTCGTTGTTACATGTTGTGGGTTTGTGAAAATATCTTTCACAGTCCCACTTTCGACTACAGATCCATGTTCCATAACGGCAACGCGGTCGCATATACGTTGGATAACGTTCATTTCGTGTGTAATGAGTAAAATCGTAATTCCAATTTCTTCGTTAATCTTTAATAACAAATCAAGAATAGAATCAGTTGTTTCTGGATCTAAAGCGCTCGTTGCTTCGTCACTTAATAACACTTCAGGCTCATGTGATAGTGCACGTGCAATTGCAACGCGCTGTTTTTGACCGCCAGAAAGTTCACTTGGATAAGCATCTTTTCGATTGAAAAGATCGACAATGCGTAAATATTTTTCTACCCTTTTTTTAATTTCCGCTTTTGGAATGCCAGCAAGGCGTAAAGGTAATGCAATGTTTTCATAGATGGTAACAGTTTTAAGTAAATTGAATCCTTGAAAGATCATTCCGATTTTTTGTCTCGCTTTTGCTAGTTCTTTTGTCGATAACGTTGTTAAGTCTTGTTCGTTTACAATGATATTTCCTGTCGTTGGTTTTTCTAATAAATTTACACATCGAATCAATGTGCTTTTACCAGCGCCGCTATACCCAATGATTCCAAATACCTCGCCTTTTTCTACTTTAAGGGAAGTAGACTTAAGAGCCTCAACAGTCCCTTTTTTTGTTGAAAATACTTTGGATATGTTTTTAAATTCAATCATTATCGTCAGCTCCTACCAAGATGGTAAAACTGAACCATCAAATTTTTTCTCGATAAACTCTTTTACTTCTTTAGATTGATAAGCTTTCTTTAATTTATTTACAACGGCATCATCTTTATTTTCAGTACGAACAACAACCCAGTTCACATATGGTGAATCTTTTCCTTCGCGGAAAATAGAATCTTTCGCTGGACTTAATTTTGCACCTAATGCAAAGTTTGTGTTAATTGCAGCTGCTTTTACTTCACTTAGTTGCGTTGGTAATTGAGATGCCTCTAATTCGACAATCTTTAATTTTTTTGGATTTTCAATTACATCTTTTGCAGTCGCTTTTTCTGTAGCCTTTGGATCAACTTTTAAAACCCCTGCTTTTTCAAATAATTTTAAAGCTCGAAGTTCATTCGTTGGGTCATTTGGTACAGCAATCGCATCGCCGTCTTTTAAGTCTTTTACATCTTTTATATCTTTAGAATATACGCCCATAGGGAATGTTACTGTTGAAAATACTTCAGCTAATTTCATATTGCGTTCAGCTTTAAATACATCTAAATACGATTTCGTTTGGTAGCTATTTACATCAAGGCTTTTTTCATCTAAAGATACGTTTGGCGCTACATAATCATTAAATACTTTTATATCAATTTCCAGACCATCTTTTGCTGCAACTTCTTTTACCTTTTCAAAAATTTGTTCATGTGGTCCACCTGTTACACCGACAGTAATCTTTTTCTCGTCTAATGCTTTTACCTCTTTATCTGAACTCGCACTACATGCGCCTAATAATAATACTGCTCCGCTTACAATGCTTAATAATACCTTTTTCATCTATAAATCCCCCTTCATATACGTTCCAAAATAAAAAGCACCTCCCAAAAATAAGAGAGGTGCCGAATAGACGAAATAGATTCCTCCCTTATCTTCCAAAACGAAAACTCGTTTTGCAGGAATTAGCACCTTAGCTTATACGTCATAAGCTCGGTTGCCGGGCATCATCGGGCCAGTCCCTCCGCCACTCTTGATAAGAGTATGTGTATGTAGTTTTAAATATGGTACTAATAGTAAATCGTACAAAAAGAATTGTCAATAATATTTTCAGAATATATTTTATTTTAAGGTAATCGAAACATTTCCTTTCTTATGGCCCATTTCTACATACGTATGGGCTTCTACAACTTCTTCTAATCGGTAAATTCTATCAATAACAGGTTTTAGCTTTTCTGTTTCAGCTAGTTGTTTTAGTAGGTTCATATCTTCTTTACTGACCTTTGCCATCATTCCGTTCACAGATACATATTTTCCATTAGGCATTAATGCATCTGTACAAAGAGACTTTTTATATTTTCCAACTGCGTCAAATATAATATCGTAGTGATCGCCCCGCTTAGTAAAATCTTCTTTCATATAATCAATTACGTTGTCTGCCCCTAAAGCTGTTACTAAATCGAAATTCGAACTACTACAAATGGCTGTGACAGTCGCCCCGAAGTATTTAGCAAGTTGTACGGCTGCCGTCCCTACTGACCCAGAGGCGCCGTATATAAGTACTTGTTGCCCTTTTTTTATCTGTCCTTTTCTAAGGAAGTGCAATGCTGAAGTTCCGCCAAAAGGAATAACAGCAGCTTCTTCATAGGTCACATTGGTAGGTTTTAATGCTATTAATCCACTTTCATGCACGCATGTGTATTCGGCATAACCACCAAGGTTGAGTTCTGTTAATGCAAAAACTGGATCCCCTTTTTTAAATTGTGTTACATCTGTTCCAATGTCTTCGATTTCACCGGATAACTCTACGCCAAGTATAGGTTTTCTCGGTTTTCTGAAACCTAATATGATCCGCATAGGAATCCAAAATAAGAGGGGGCTATTAAAGCCACGTATTCTACAATCTCCAGTCGATACACTTGTTGCGTGAATTTTAACTAATACTTCATTTTTTTTAGGTTTAGGCTTTTCTACATTTTGAAGCTGGAGAACATTAGGTGGTCCATACTTTGTGCAAATAATCGCTTTCATAATGACCTCCTGAAATGAGTTGTTATTATTTACATCATATTTAAACTTTTTCTCAAACATGTTGTTATATAGGAAATAAATTTAAAGATAAATATTACGAATTATATAGATTTCATAGGAATAGAGATGATATTATTTTTGGGAAGGAGGGGACGTTATGAAAAAACTTATTTTAATTTCAAGTCTAGTACTTGCAGTCGGTCTAGGAGTAGGGTGTAGTAATGAGGAAACAAAAAAGACT includes:
- the glmS gene encoding glutamine--fructose-6-phosphate transaminase (isomerizing); this encodes MCGIVGFIGEQDAKEILLKGLEKLEYRGYDSAGIAVQAENGVVVYKEKGRIAKLREIVDENVAASVGIGHTRWATHGVPSKVNAHPHQSTSKRFTLVHNGVIENYELVKKEYLQDVTFVSETDTEIIVQLMEQQVSTGLSVEEAFRNTLSLLHGSYAIGLLDAENPNMIYVAKNKSPLLVGVGDNFNVVASDAMAMLQVTDQFIELMDKEIVIVTKESITIKNLQGETIERAPFTAELDASDIEKGTYPHFMLKEIDEQPLVIRNIIQKYQDENGEIELNQDIRNAILDSDRIYIIACGTSYHAGLVGKQFIEKFAKMPVEVHVASEFSYNMPLLTERPFFIYISQSGETADSRAVLVQTNEMGHKALTITNVPGSTLSREADYTLPLYAGPEIAVASTKAYTAQLAVLSILAADIAKAKGEVLDFDLTHELGLVANAMIELCDQKEEMDALAKQFLATTRNCFFIGRSVDFYVGLEGALKLKEISYIQAEGFAGGELKHGTIALIENGTPVIALATQEHVNLGIRGNVKEVVARGANPCIISMKGLEMEGDSFVLPAVHEALAPLVAVIPFQLISYYAALHRECDVDKPRNLAKSVTVE
- a CDS encoding methionine ABC transporter permease produces the protein MGNKSFLDEWGKVIWEATIQTFQMTSISLLISILIALPLGVTLVLTRPGGQRENKIIYPILNTVINIIRSLPFIILLFFILPFTKFLMGTSIGVQGVIVPLVVFTAPYIARLMETALLEVDRGVIEAYQAMGVSTIKIIWHVMVKEARPSLVLGLTIATIGLIGATAMAGLVGAGGLGDLAYRFGHLRYEPEVMYATVFILIILVQGLQSLGNGVARRLKKD
- a CDS encoding S9 family peptidase; this encodes MKVNEKTYLSIEEIISLSALTSTNISDDGNNVAFVKKTTNWKDNTYRNHVWVYEKDKGQSYPLTNEDIDSTCPSWSPSSRDIAYLSPVGNGKNQIFIKSLDGYGGVQITDEEEGISTFKWDPTGKGFYYVAQSKECEEIKKRKEQYGNFQHVGKEHQNNCLYYIEIEKVIQNDKEEQGVSGVYQLTDGKDFYIHGFDISDDGAKVVFMATPSLNDHMNGDLYILDVEARELQQMNVDKLLGGSVCFSPEGSKICYSASIREKDYYRNHIQESIVEIYDMNTGEVIQPLTNFDSTVTPLQWTAKGILIRWQDKTNYRIGLLAEGGTVEALSDKVDGFIMDASITKDGNHITYNKAITNETFEIYLDDKKITDENSFFEGKLKSKREVISWKSSDGLEIEGVISTPVEFDTNKKYPLLVVIHGGPAWASFPIFSDCFNEKYPIEQFIEKGFIVLEPNYRGSSGYGNEFLKANYRKQGIADYDDVISGVDKLVDQGIVDTDRVGVMGWSNGGYISAFCSTFSSRFKAISVGGGITNWRTHYVNTDIPYFIRMYLGDNPWNDPEIYTKTSPMTYIKSACTPTLIQHGEKDARIPTANAYELYQGLRGMEVDTELIIFKGMAYSPNQLGMNVAIMQQNLMWFSHYILGESMEGFRTL
- a CDS encoding DUF4256 domain-containing protein; this encodes MTGNKNDLLVEKREELLKVLQARFEKNMNRHEGLEWAKVETKLTTNNEKLWSLNEMEVTGGEPDVVGYDEEKDKYTFYDCSKESPKGRRSLCYDLEALESRKKHKPENNVIDVANAMGIELLTEEQYRELQQLGDFDMKSSSWVQTPSDIRELGGALFCDYRFGHVFVYHNGADSYYAARGFRGSLKV
- a CDS encoding NAD(P)-dependent alcohol dehydrogenase; amino-acid sequence: MKAIICTKYGPPNVLQLQNVEKPKPKKNEVLVKIHATSVSTGDCRIRGFNSPLLFWIPMRIILGFRKPRKPILGVELSGEIEDIGTDVTQFKKGDPVFALTELNLGGYAEYTCVHESGLIALKPTNVTYEEAAVIPFGGTSALHFLRKGQIKKGQQVLIYGASGSVGTAAVQLAKYFGATVTAICSSSNFDLVTALGADNVIDYMKEDFTKRGDHYDIIFDAVGKYKKSLCTDALMPNGKYVSVNGMMAKVSKEDMNLLKQLAETEKLKPVIDRIYRLEEVVEAHTYVEMGHKKGNVSITLK
- a CDS encoding MetQ/NlpA family ABC transporter substrate-binding protein, producing the protein MKKVLLSIVSGAVLLLGACSASSDKEVKALDEKKITVGVTGGPHEQIFEKVKEVAAKDGLEIDIKVFNDYVAPNVSLDEKSLDVNSYQTKSYLDVFKAERNMKLAEVFSTVTFPMGVYSKDIKDVKDLKDGDAIAVPNDPTNELRALKLFEKAGVLKVDPKATEKATAKDVIENPKKLKIVELEASQLPTQLSEVKAAAINTNFALGAKLSPAKDSIFREGKDSPYVNWVVVRTENKDDAVVNKLKKAYQSKEVKEFIEKKFDGSVLPSW
- a CDS encoding DoxX family membrane protein, which produces MVINFLRTDKRATFILLLLRLYIGYTWLAAGIGKVFGQSFDASGFLKGAIAQASGDHPAVQSWWADFLQHFVLPNADLFSFLVQWGEILVGLGLILGGLTKTAAFFGIIMNLSFLLSGTVSVNPNLLILTMFILVAGQNAGRIGLDGYVFPKLFRKNNHGTYKLSKTA
- a CDS encoding SDR family oxidoreductase, giving the protein MMNQLKNKVAVVTGVSRLDGIGAAICKELAESGYDIFFTYWTDYDKEMPWGVDKNEQIQLEEELLQNGVRVSSMELDLTRNDAPKELINKVTEQLGYPHILINNAAYSTNNDFSTLTAEELDKHYMVNIRATTLLSSQFARGFDKKSGGRIVNITSGQFQGPMAGELAYATTKGAIDALTSTLSAEVAHLGITVNAINPGPTDTGWMNEEIKQGLKPMFPFGRIGEPKDAARLIKFLVSEEAEWITGQVIHSEGGFKR
- a CDS encoding methionine ABC transporter ATP-binding protein; translation: MIEFKNISKVFSTKKGTVEALKSTSLKVEKGEVFGIIGYSGAGKSTLIRCVNLLEKPTTGNIIVNEQDLTTLSTKELAKARQKIGMIFQGFNLLKTVTIYENIALPLRLAGIPKAEIKKRVEKYLRIVDLFNRKDAYPSELSGGQKQRVAIARALSHEPEVLLSDEATSALDPETTDSILDLLLKINEEIGITILLITHEMNVIQRICDRVAVMEHGSVVESGTVKDIFTNPQHVTTKKFVNSAFAAKIPEEVQKELQNTGEIVTLSFIGTTSGEPALAVATKRFQVYPNILSGNITQLKHEAYGKLVVHMQGEQNEIHRALSFLQEQGIIVEGGRTDYGKQVLFG